The stretch of DNA ATATTGCTAAATGGTTAATTAGCTGAAGTATTTTTGATGAAAACCAATATTTAACTTTGAATAAAATTGAAGCATAAAATCGTAATAAAGCAGAATAATTTTGCTCAATGGACAGTTGGGAAACAATATGTAACCGCAGTTTATTCTATCTCTGCAAATATTGCAGAAGGATTTGGTCGTTATCACAAAAAAGATAAAATCAAATTTTATCGTTATATGACAGGTTCTTTACACGAAACATAAAATAGTAATACCATCTAACTGTACAACCATTCAACAATATAGCCATAAAACAATATAGAAACATGAAAATCCTCCACACAGCCGATTGGCATTTAGGGCAGCGATTGTGCGACTTTGACCGACAAGCAGAACACGACCATTTTCTGCAATGGCTGCTGGAAACCTTGAAGGAAGAGCAAGTAGATGCCTTAATCGTGGCAGGAGATGTATTTGATGTTCA from Chitinophagales bacterium encodes:
- a CDS encoding four helix bundle protein is translated as MKHKIVIKQNNFAQWTVGKQYVTAVYSISANIAEGFGRYHKKDKIKFYRYMTGSLHET